From the Terriglobia bacterium genome, one window contains:
- a CDS encoding DUF4173 domain-containing protein produces MDQKTPKGLMLIMLALTMGLGGDLLLRATPWGLNFPLWILGGGAVVFAVRRWRDDAFASGYLWLILTGVLSSIGMAWRDALSLNLLDIFSLLVALSLLMLRAQGRTVLRSSLVEYGLGAVMTGLNAAFGSIALLFSDVSWRDAVRDRSSQQKIAVVRGVLITIPLLLLFGGLLTGADAVFSHFVEDIIRINLRSLFSHLFLVVLFAWTVGGFLRGLIFGTEIRRVKEWHAPAHSLGIIEIGIVLTSLNVLFLSFVLVQVRYLFGGAQWVQVSPGLTYAEYARGGFFELVAVAALVLPLLLVVHWLMPKEQPSHRRIFGWLAGFQLALVAVIMISALERMYLYQQEYGLTEQRFYTTAFMGWLAVVFIWFSVTVLRGRREHFIFGAMTAGFLIVLTLHIVNPDQFIARVNLSRENTGHPLDAEYVASLSADAVPEMIRALPNLTPAHRDLLVPRILRRWSPQEYADWRTWCWARSRAVEAVRRNQAILRPPG; encoded by the coding sequence ATGGATCAAAAGACGCCAAAGGGACTGATGTTGATTATGTTGGCATTGACGATGGGATTGGGGGGAGACCTCCTCCTGCGGGCAACCCCCTGGGGGCTGAATTTTCCCCTCTGGATATTGGGTGGCGGTGCGGTTGTTTTTGCGGTGCGGCGATGGCGTGATGACGCGTTTGCCAGTGGCTATCTTTGGCTGATTTTAACCGGGGTACTTTCTTCCATCGGGATGGCCTGGCGCGATGCGCTTTCTCTGAACCTTCTCGATATCTTCTCATTGCTGGTCGCCCTTTCGCTCTTGATGCTCCGGGCCCAGGGCAGAACCGTCCTTCGCTCCAGCTTGGTCGAGTACGGTCTGGGAGCGGTCATGACCGGGCTGAACGCGGCCTTTGGCTCCATCGCGCTTCTCTTCAGCGATGTCTCATGGCGGGATGCCGTCAGGGATCGAAGTTCGCAGCAGAAGATTGCGGTGGTGCGAGGTGTGCTCATCACGATCCCCCTGCTGCTGCTCTTCGGGGGACTTCTGACGGGGGCCGACGCCGTCTTCAGCCATTTTGTAGAGGACATCATCCGGATCAATCTCAGGAGCTTGTTTTCGCACCTTTTTCTGGTGGTCTTGTTTGCCTGGACGGTGGGCGGTTTCTTGAGGGGACTGATCTTTGGGACAGAAATTCGCAGGGTCAAAGAATGGCATGCACCGGCCCATTCCCTGGGGATCATTGAAATCGGTATTGTCCTGACGTCTCTGAATGTTCTCTTCCTGTCCTTTGTCCTCGTCCAGGTTCGCTACCTGTTTGGGGGGGCGCAATGGGTTCAGGTCTCTCCCGGGCTGACCTATGCGGAGTATGCGCGCGGGGGGTTTTTTGAATTGGTGGCGGTGGCGGCACTGGTCCTTCCATTGCTTCTTGTAGTTCATTGGCTCATGCCCAAGGAGCAGCCATCCCACCGGCGAATTTTCGGGTGGCTGGCGGGGTTCCAGCTGGCACTTGTGGCGGTGATTATGATTTCAGCGCTGGAGCGCATGTATCTGTACCAACAAGAATACGGTCTAACGGAACAGCGTTTCTATACGACGGCCTTCATGGGATGGCTGGCAGTCGTGTTTATCTGGTTTTCGGTCACGGTGCTCCGCGGCCGGCGAGAGCACTTTATCTTTGGCGCCATGACGGCCGGCTTCCTGATCGTTCTCACTCTCCACATCGTGAATCCCGATCAGTTCATCGCCCGCGTCAATTTGTCCCGTGAGAACACAGGACACCCATTGGATGCCGAATATGTCGCTTCCTTGAGTGCGGACGCGGTTCCGGAGATGATCAGGGCGCTTCCGAATTTGACCCCGGCGCATCGGGACCTGTTGGTTCCAAGAATCCTTCGTCGATGGTCGCCGCAAGAATACGCGGACTGGCGCACTTGGTGTTGGGCCCGATCCCGGGCCGTGGAAGCGGTCCGCCGAAACCAAGCCATTCTGCGACCTCCCGGTTAA
- a CDS encoding efflux RND transporter periplasmic adaptor subunit codes for MRNRLMEHLHCNYLGLKVLSRPRTRVVGSLASVFLVGVMFSGCSGKGSPGKMPDPQIRSAVPVTVAAVVQKTIPVEIRAIGTGESFSTVAVKAMVNGEMTRVNFVEGQDVKKGDLLFAIDSRSYTAALNQAEANLARDQAQVKYTSDQAQRYANLYQQGIVPKQLADQYQSTYDTLEEAIRADKAAVENAKVQLSYCSIYSPLDGRTGSLLIHQGNVVKANDTVSMVVINQITPIYVDFSVPEQFLPEIKKHMAAGKLGVKAVIPNDEGSPESGVLTFVNNTVDSNTGTILLKGTFPNARRRLWPGQFVNVVLTLSARPNAVIVPTRAIQTGQEGQFVFVVRPDRTVESRSVVVGAAFDADTVIEKGLQVGESVVTDGQLRLVPGSRVEIKGGLKATEEKSS; via the coding sequence ATGAGAAATCGTCTTATGGAACACCTCCACTGCAATTATCTTGGCCTGAAAGTTCTCTCAAGGCCCAGGACCCGGGTCGTTGGGTCCCTGGCGTCTGTGTTTTTGGTTGGCGTCATGTTTTCCGGTTGTTCAGGCAAGGGCTCCCCCGGAAAAATGCCCGATCCTCAGATAAGGAGTGCGGTTCCGGTCACAGTTGCTGCTGTGGTCCAGAAGACAATTCCGGTTGAAATTCGTGCCATCGGAACCGGGGAATCCTTTTCCACAGTCGCCGTGAAGGCGATGGTGAATGGTGAGATGACCCGAGTCAACTTTGTCGAAGGTCAGGATGTGAAGAAAGGGGATCTGCTATTCGCCATTGATTCACGGTCCTACACGGCTGCATTGAACCAGGCGGAGGCCAATCTGGCCCGGGACCAGGCCCAGGTAAAGTACACCTCGGACCAGGCTCAGCGGTACGCGAACCTATACCAGCAGGGAATTGTCCCCAAACAGCTGGCCGACCAGTATCAAAGCACCTATGACACCCTGGAGGAGGCGATCCGGGCCGATAAGGCCGCCGTTGAAAATGCCAAGGTCCAGCTTTCCTATTGTTCCATTTATTCTCCCCTTGACGGGCGCACCGGAAGCCTCCTCATTCATCAAGGAAACGTCGTCAAGGCCAATGACACCGTGTCTATGGTCGTGATCAATCAGATTACCCCGATCTATGTTGATTTCTCCGTCCCCGAGCAGTTTTTGCCGGAGATCAAGAAACACATGGCGGCGGGAAAGTTGGGAGTGAAGGCCGTTATCCCCAACGATGAGGGATCGCCGGAATCCGGTGTCCTCACGTTTGTGAACAATACCGTGGACAGCAACACCGGGACGATCCTCCTCAAAGGGACCTTTCCCAACGCGCGCCGCCGTTTGTGGCCGGGTCAATTCGTCAATGTGGTCTTGACCCTCAGCGCTAGACCCAACGCGGTGATCGTTCCCACCCGGGCCATCCAAACAGGCCAGGAGGGACAGTTTGTATTTGTGGTAAGGCCGGATCGGACCGTCGAGTCGCGCTCCGTCGTGGTGGGTGCGGCGTTCGATGCAGACACCGTCATCGAGAAAGGACTGCAGGTCGGTGAATCGGTGGTCACGGACGGCCAGCTCCGTCTTGTGCCGGGCTCCCGGGTGGAAATCAAGGGCGGTCTGAAAGCCACTGAGGAAAAGAGCTCATGA
- a CDS encoding reverse transcriptase-like protein, with protein sequence MNKRKVEEPTIFFIDGGSRGNPGPAGYGVAVKNAAGDTTDSLSEYLGVVTNNVAEYSGLLAALEYATCHHLSFVRVFSDSELLVRQMTGRYRVKSPDLLPLFNRAQGLAAQIPRFEIEHIRRELNAAADALANEAMDRGEGVEPQLRTLRFDAIIENGLLKPLGAVPLPEKKKVECSIRFKD encoded by the coding sequence GTGAATAAGAGAAAAGTCGAGGAGCCGACGATCTTTTTTATCGATGGCGGATCCCGGGGAAATCCCGGGCCGGCCGGTTATGGCGTCGCGGTCAAGAATGCCGCCGGCGATACGACCGATTCTCTTTCCGAGTATCTTGGCGTCGTGACGAACAACGTCGCAGAGTACTCCGGCTTGTTGGCGGCGCTTGAGTACGCCACCTGTCATCACCTGTCCTTTGTTCGGGTTTTCTCTGATTCCGAGCTGCTGGTCCGCCAAATGACCGGACGATACCGTGTCAAGAGCCCGGACCTGCTCCCCTTGTTCAACCGCGCCCAGGGGCTGGCGGCGCAGATCCCTCGATTTGAGATTGAACATATCCGCCGGGAGTTGAATGCTGCCGCCGATGCCCTGGCCAACGAGGCCATGGACCGGGGAGAAGGCGTGGAACCTCAGCTTCGGACTCTCCGGTTTGATGCCATCATTGAGAATGGACTGCTGAAGCCCCTCGGTGCCGTTCCGTTGCCGGAAAAGAAAAAAGTCGAATGTTCGATACGGTTCAAGGACTAG
- a CDS encoding TetR/AcrR family transcriptional regulator; helix-turn-helix transcriptional regulator yields MRVAMALFALQGFEGTTTRQIAQRAGVSEAIIFRHFPRKEDLYWAVIDYKCRMAGKREKLEAALRTSGDDRVIFASIAEDILRRNTEDSTLSRLLLFTALENHRLSHRFFRTYVAENYEAVAAHIRRRIQEKRFRRVDPLLAARGFLGMVIYHFLIQELFGGKHYQKFDRKQVSDVLTDIWLQGMEARARKPLKAGGRTKRR; encoded by the coding sequence ATGCGAGTGGCCATGGCCCTGTTTGCCCTCCAGGGGTTCGAGGGCACAACCACGCGGCAGATTGCGCAGCGCGCCGGAGTGAGTGAAGCCATTATCTTCCGGCATTTTCCGCGCAAGGAAGACCTCTACTGGGCTGTCATTGATTACAAGTGCCGGATGGCCGGGAAGCGCGAAAAGCTGGAAGCGGCGTTGCGCACGAGCGGGGATGACCGTGTCATCTTTGCCTCGATTGCCGAAGATATCCTGCGGCGCAACACCGAGGACTCCACCCTGAGCCGCCTCCTCCTCTTTACGGCCCTGGAAAATCACCGGTTGTCACACCGCTTCTTCCGGACCTATGTGGCAGAAAATTACGAAGCGGTGGCAGCCCACATTCGTAGACGAATTCAGGAGAAGAGGTTCCGGCGAGTGGATCCGCTTCTGGCAGCTCGCGGCTTCCTGGGGATGGTGATCTATCACTTCTTGATTCAGGAACTGTTTGGTGGCAAGCACTATCAGAAATTTGATCGCAAGCAGGTGAGCGACGTCTTGACCGATATTTGGCTGCAGGGGATGGAGGCACGCGCGAGGAAGCCTCTCAAGGCGGGAGGAAGGACGAAGCGGCGGTGA
- a CDS encoding amino acid decarboxylase, translating to MSVPKIPAKTSSRISASGLGDLNTEEFRTMGYKLVDWAANYLDTVGTLPVLPPVKPGWVRSQLPPAPPLEAESLAEAISDLDRIITPANTHWNHPAFFGYFSITGSMPGILGELVAAAYNVNGMLWKTSPAATELEEVVLGWLRQMLGLPENWFGMVHDTASVASLCAIAAARESLDLRIREEGMAGRTDLPRLRLYTSEHAHSSIEKGAIVLGLGQQGVRKIPVDSEFRMDAATLERAIREDIAAGWRPFCVCATVGTTSTTSVDPVPAIAEICRRHHLWLHVDAAYAGSAAILPEKRDILAGCEHADSFVTNPHKWLFTPVDFSAFYTSQPGILRRAFSLVPEYLRTSADEEVKNLMDYGVSLGRRFRAVKFWFVVRAFGVHGLQSRIREHLRLAQTLAGWIDASPDFERLAPTPFSTVCFRAHPHGLEDGKTLDALNERVLEGVNATGRAFLSHTKLDGKFTLRLAIGNLRTTEERVRETWALLNETLKQVR from the coding sequence ATGAGTGTTCCTAAGATTCCCGCGAAAACGTCTTCCAGGATTTCGGCCTCCGGTTTGGGCGACCTGAATACGGAGGAGTTTCGGACAATGGGATACAAGCTTGTGGACTGGGCGGCGAATTATTTGGACACCGTGGGCACGCTTCCGGTTCTGCCGCCGGTGAAGCCCGGCTGGGTCCGTTCCCAGCTGCCTCCTGCTCCTCCCCTGGAAGCGGAATCACTGGCGGAGGCCATCTCCGACCTGGACCGCATCATCACCCCCGCCAACACGCATTGGAACCATCCCGCGTTCTTCGGCTATTTCTCAATTACAGGATCGATGCCCGGGATCCTGGGTGAACTGGTGGCAGCCGCGTACAACGTGAATGGCATGCTGTGGAAGACCTCGCCGGCAGCCACAGAACTCGAAGAGGTGGTGCTTGGCTGGTTGCGACAGATGCTCGGTCTTCCCGAGAACTGGTTCGGCATGGTTCACGACACGGCCTCCGTGGCCTCGTTGTGCGCCATCGCGGCGGCGCGAGAGTCGCTCGACCTGAGGATTCGCGAGGAGGGCATGGCGGGACGGACCGATCTTCCGCGCCTGAGGCTGTATACCAGCGAGCATGCCCATTCTTCCATTGAAAAAGGGGCCATCGTGCTGGGGCTGGGCCAGCAGGGAGTCCGGAAAATCCCGGTTGATTCAGAATTCAGGATGGATGCGGCGACCCTGGAGAGAGCGATTCGGGAGGATATTGCCGCCGGGTGGAGGCCTTTCTGTGTCTGCGCCACTGTGGGAACCACTTCGACGACTTCAGTGGATCCCGTGCCGGCGATCGCCGAGATCTGCCGGCGCCATCATCTCTGGTTGCATGTGGACGCCGCCTATGCCGGGAGCGCGGCGATCCTGCCTGAGAAACGGGATATCCTGGCGGGGTGCGAACATGCGGATTCTTTCGTGACCAATCCCCATAAATGGCTGTTCACCCCGGTGGACTTCAGCGCTTTTTATACGAGCCAGCCCGGGATCCTGCGGCGGGCGTTTTCTCTGGTGCCGGAATACCTGCGCACGAGCGCGGACGAGGAGGTAAAAAACCTGATGGACTACGGGGTGTCCCTCGGGAGGCGATTCCGCGCCGTCAAGTTCTGGTTTGTGGTTCGCGCGTTCGGAGTGCATGGGCTCCAGTCGCGCATTCGGGAACACCTCCGCCTGGCCCAGACCCTGGCCGGCTGGATCGATGCCAGCCCTGATTTCGAACGGCTCGCCCCGACCCCCTTTTCCACGGTCTGTTTCCGCGCTCATCCTCACGGCCTGGAGGACGGGAAAACACTCGATGCGCTGAACGAACGGGTTCTCGAGGGCGTCAATGCGACGGGCCGGGCGTTTCTCTCCCATACCAAGCTCGATGGAAAGTTCACCCTCCGACTCGCCATAGGCAATCTGAGAACGACTGAAGAGCGTGTCCGGGAAACGTGGGCGTTGTTGAATGAGACTTTAAAGCAGGTTCGCTGA
- a CDS encoding glycosyltransferase, translating to MPLHESIAYPRVTIVIPVNNESWMIRSKLEDTFALDYPAFFEVIVVDDGDDRTCEIAGEFAEKNGLQKRMKILHLERRLGKAHALNVALSMSEGEIFVSTDVNASVDKGSLTELVHALKSDDRIACVSGARTVPKPRSVAEKGEALYWGIDTSLRRKQSEYSNVRTSIGELSAYRTDAVKRVGGFPEKAVSEDFEMTVLLVAHGYQVKLCPQARVSEPAPATFLDLYERKARSTYGLLKGLSNNTSLIRKLEFRSAMVIVLSIILPCLAALSFIPGVLLCFMLRRELVLFSLSAAAAVSLVIAVWTNTLKSALIFCLYLITIYFAILGGIYRFLFKGQSFPWKRQESTRR from the coding sequence ATGCCGCTTCATGAATCTATTGCGTATCCGCGCGTAACCATCGTCATACCGGTGAACAATGAGAGCTGGATGATCCGGAGCAAACTTGAGGATACTTTTGCCCTCGATTATCCCGCCTTTTTCGAGGTCATCGTCGTCGACGATGGCGATGACAGAACCTGTGAAATTGCCGGAGAGTTTGCCGAGAAGAATGGTCTGCAGAAGAGGATGAAGATCCTTCACCTGGAAAGAAGGTTGGGCAAGGCACATGCCTTGAACGTCGCCCTTTCAATGTCGGAGGGTGAGATATTTGTGTCCACGGATGTCAATGCATCGGTTGACAAAGGCAGTTTGACCGAACTTGTCCATGCCTTGAAGTCCGATGACAGGATTGCCTGCGTCAGTGGGGCGCGAACCGTGCCGAAACCCAGGAGCGTCGCCGAGAAGGGCGAAGCGCTATATTGGGGAATCGATACCTCCCTGAGACGGAAACAGAGCGAATACTCGAACGTGCGAACCTCAATTGGGGAGTTGTCCGCCTACCGAACCGACGCGGTGAAAAGGGTGGGGGGATTTCCGGAAAAAGCGGTATCGGAAGATTTTGAAATGACGGTACTCCTTGTCGCTCACGGCTACCAGGTCAAACTGTGCCCTCAGGCAAGAGTCTCAGAGCCTGCCCCGGCAACCTTTCTCGATTTGTATGAGCGGAAGGCCAGGTCGACGTATGGACTTCTGAAGGGGTTGTCTAACAATACGTCCCTGATCAGAAAATTGGAATTTCGCTCCGCGATGGTCATCGTCCTGAGCATTATTCTTCCTTGCCTGGCGGCCCTCTCCTTCATCCCGGGGGTGCTTCTTTGCTTTATGCTGAGGAGGGAACTTGTCCTTTTCTCATTGAGCGCAGCGGCGGCCGTTTCCCTTGTCATTGCCGTATGGACGAATACTCTCAAGAGTGCGCTCATCTTCTGTCTTTATCTCATAACGATCTACTTTGCAATACTGGGTGGAATCTACAGGTTCCTGTTCAAAGGGCAATCCTTCCCATGGAAACGCCAGGAGAGCACTCGAAGGTAG
- a CDS encoding transcriptional regulator — MVAKSSALSSWRQSKPGVEKHRLRGLPGRQAGKGAPELDRLIHERLRLGIVSALAVNESLTFNELKKLLDTTDGNLSVHARKLEEADYVACSKSFEGRIPRTEYRLTAAGRRALDRYLNHMEALIQATRGRPPAG; from the coding sequence ATGGTGGCTAAATCCAGCGCGCTCTCCTCATGGCGCCAGTCCAAGCCAGGCGTTGAAAAACATCGGCTGCGCGGCCTTCCCGGCCGCCAGGCGGGAAAGGGGGCGCCCGAGCTCGACCGCCTTATCCATGAGCGCTTGCGGTTGGGAATTGTCAGCGCGCTCGCCGTGAATGAATCTTTGACCTTCAACGAATTGAAGAAGCTCTTGGACACCACGGACGGGAATCTGAGTGTGCATGCCCGCAAATTGGAGGAAGCGGATTACGTGGCCTGCTCCAAATCATTTGAGGGGCGGATTCCCAGAACCGAGTATCGGCTCACGGCCGCAGGCCGGCGCGCCCTCGATCGGTATCTCAACCATATGGAGGCCTTGATCCAGGCGACGCGGGGCCGTCCGCCCGCGGGTTGA
- a CDS encoding hemolysin III family protein: MTKVLRALTPEDAASALTHGLGLVLSLAGLCVLVALAFMYGTRLHIVSCGVYGITLVGLYAASTLYHSVQSPGLKHALKVIDHCSIYLLIAGTYTPFTLVLLHGGWGWTLFGVVWGLSVFGIVFKIFFVDRFKVTSVSIYLLMGWMAIVAIKPMLTFVPTGGVRLLVMGGLIYTAGILFYVWKKIPYNHAIWHLFVLAGSACHFFAVMFYVLPRKS, encoded by the coding sequence ATGACGAAGGTGTTGAGAGCTCTAACCCCGGAAGACGCTGCCAGCGCGTTGACGCATGGCCTCGGGCTTGTCTTAAGTCTGGCGGGATTGTGTGTGCTGGTGGCGCTGGCTTTCATGTATGGGACCCGGCTGCATATTGTGAGCTGCGGAGTTTATGGAATCACGCTGGTGGGACTGTACGCGGCCTCCACCCTTTATCACAGCGTTCAATCCCCTGGCCTGAAACACGCCCTCAAGGTCATCGATCATTGCTCGATCTACCTCCTTATCGCCGGGACCTACACCCCCTTTACCCTGGTCCTCCTTCATGGGGGGTGGGGATGGACCCTGTTCGGCGTCGTCTGGGGGCTGTCGGTTTTCGGGATTGTCTTCAAGATCTTCTTCGTGGATCGCTTCAAGGTCACCTCGGTGTCAATTTATTTGCTGATGGGTTGGATGGCGATTGTTGCCATAAAACCCATGCTGACGTTCGTTCCAACGGGCGGAGTCCGGCTGCTCGTCATGGGAGGCTTGATCTACACCGCCGGGATTCTCTTCTATGTCTGGAAGAAGATTCCTTACAACCACGCCATCTGGCATCTCTTCGTCCTGGCCGGAAGCGCGTGTCATTTTTTTGCGGTGATGTTTTACGTGTTGCCCCGGAAGAGTTAA
- a CDS encoding redoxin domain-containing protein — translation MNLRNHPAPCLLLVFFLGVALALPSKPSAAQDGPKSYGEELKRAQADLAAQQYNDAIRGFMRANKLKEDRSSECYWGIAQAYFELGAFPIVVENCDQALKYASDDSTRAQAHSLKGNALEELAGEKTGALAEAEGEYRAALGLKLSPPLPVLHFSLGTVLLKEGRVAAGIEELNVYLQLEPQGPMAAKARQAINDARQSPAPSSTPSPASIPKAVAPNFSFRTLQGQQLSRETLGGKIVLLDFWATWCAPCRAALPGLEKLHQKFAGEDRFVLISISADRSAGAWKEFVKNAGMDWPQYHDRDEKVQRLFSVRSFPTYVLIGPDGVILQRFSGWGGSRDRLLQDDINRMLNSLPRKPSGG, via the coding sequence GTGAATTTGAGGAACCACCCAGCTCCATGCCTGTTGTTGGTCTTCTTCCTGGGCGTTGCCCTGGCCCTGCCTTCGAAACCCTCCGCCGCACAAGACGGCCCAAAGAGTTACGGGGAGGAGCTCAAACGGGCCCAGGCGGATCTTGCGGCCCAGCAATACAATGATGCGATCCGGGGTTTCATGCGGGCCAATAAGCTGAAGGAAGACCGCTCGTCGGAATGCTATTGGGGCATAGCGCAGGCCTATTTTGAATTGGGCGCCTTCCCCATCGTGGTTGAGAACTGCGACCAGGCGCTGAAATACGCCTCCGACGATTCCACGCGCGCCCAGGCCCATTCTCTGAAAGGAAATGCGCTCGAGGAGCTGGCGGGCGAGAAGACCGGAGCACTGGCCGAGGCCGAGGGGGAATACCGTGCCGCCCTGGGCCTCAAGCTCAGCCCCCCCCTGCCGGTTCTGCACTTCAGCTTGGGAACTGTGCTTTTGAAAGAGGGGCGAGTGGCCGCCGGGATTGAAGAGTTGAATGTCTACTTGCAGCTCGAGCCGCAAGGTCCGATGGCCGCAAAGGCGCGACAGGCGATCAACGACGCGCGCCAATCCCCCGCGCCATCCTCCACGCCATCCCCCGCCTCCATCCCCAAAGCCGTGGCTCCAAACTTCTCCTTTCGGACTCTGCAAGGACAGCAACTTTCCAGGGAGACATTAGGGGGGAAGATTGTGTTGCTGGATTTCTGGGCTACCTGGTGTGCCCCCTGCCGGGCCGCGCTGCCCGGACTCGAAAAACTGCATCAAAAATTTGCAGGTGAAGACCGTTTCGTTCTGATCAGCATCAGCGCGGACCGGAGTGCGGGGGCCTGGAAAGAGTTTGTGAAAAATGCCGGGATGGACTGGCCACAGTATCACGATCGCGATGAAAAGGTTCAACGCCTCTTCAGTGTGCGCAGTTTTCCCACCTATGTGCTGATCGGGCCGGATGGGGTCATTCTTCAGCGTTTTTCGGGATGGGGTGGAAGTCGCGACCGTCTGCTCCAGGACGACATTAACCGAATGTTGAATTCGCTGCCCCGCAAGCCTTCGGGAGGTTGA
- the uppS gene encoding di-trans,poly-cis-decaprenylcistransferase, whose amino-acid sequence MQSSLRISNPAGLHVGLIMDGSGRWAAQRGWPRTAGHRAGARTVRQLVLAAPALGVGTLTLFAFSSDNWRRPPAEIKGLMGIFENFFRTEAASFAEAGVRINVIGRQDRLPRALRAAIESVERETHDGSRLLLRLAIDYSARETLRQAALQFWGADGTGPDAFALVLSRVMHAEPSSPPVDMIIRTGGEQRLSDFLLWESAYAEFFFTRVLWPDFKVEDLKCMVEEFHARQRRFGRLPESAAV is encoded by the coding sequence ATGCAAAGTAGTTTGCGCATATCGAACCCTGCCGGCCTGCACGTGGGCCTCATCATGGATGGCAGCGGCCGCTGGGCTGCCCAACGGGGGTGGCCGCGCACGGCCGGTCACCGCGCGGGCGCCCGAACGGTACGACAGCTTGTTCTTGCGGCGCCGGCCCTGGGCGTCGGAACCCTCACGCTGTTTGCTTTTTCTTCGGACAATTGGCGGCGCCCTCCTGCTGAAATTAAGGGATTGATGGGAATCTTCGAGAACTTCTTCAGGACCGAGGCGGCGTCCTTTGCCGAGGCAGGGGTTCGTATCAATGTGATCGGCCGCCAAGACCGGCTCCCCCGGGCATTGCGGGCCGCCATCGAGTCGGTGGAACGGGAGACGCATGACGGCAGCCGGCTCCTGCTCCGGTTGGCCATCGATTACTCTGCCCGGGAGACCCTGCGGCAGGCCGCCCTGCAATTCTGGGGAGCCGACGGCACGGGCCCGGACGCCTTTGCCCTCGTACTGTCCCGGGTCATGCACGCTGAACCGTCCTCACCGCCCGTCGATATGATCATTCGCACCGGGGGTGAACAGCGGTTGAGCGATTTTCTCCTGTGGGAAAGTGCCTATGCGGAATTCTTCTTCACCCGGGTGCTCTGGCCGGATTTCAAAGTGGAAGATCTCAAATGCATGGTTGAAGAGTTTCACGCCCGCCAACGACGCTTTGGCCGCCTCCCGGAATCGGCGGCCGTCTGA